Within Mycobacterium botniense, the genomic segment GTACCGGGTGTCCGGATTTGTCGCGGGCGACGGCTTCCATCAACCGCCGGGCGTTTTCTGGTGAGCGCAACAGATACACCGTCTCTTGCCACGAGTCGTAGTCGTCGGCCGACATCAGCACCGCGTCACCGGCCCGGGAGGTGATGCGCACGGGCTCGTGATCGGTGTTGACTTGCTCCAGCAGAGGAAACAGGCGTTGGCGGGCTTCACTTGCGCTGATGCTCACGTCGGACACTCCATAATGTTGTACGATGATTCTGTACTGCAGTGGTACGAATCAATTGTACAGATGTGTTCCAGACGGCTGCAACCGCGTACGACAGATACGAGACAGGTCAGCCGGCTACCCACGGCATGCTGAAAGCCCCTGTCGCACAGGTGTACTGCACCGGGTGCCGCGCTGGTATCTCGAATTGCCCTAAGCCCCCGTCCGCTGCCCTGCCACAAACAAATTCCCCGGCACTTAGTTCCCTGGCCTGCCGTTCAGCGTTCTTCGTGACGGGCGCGCTTGTTGGCCCATGGGAAGAAACGCGCCACCGCCGCGGCGATCACGCACTGATACGACGAGCCGCCGACCCGCGCCAGCACATCGAGGGCCTTGGCCTCCCAGCCGATCACCACGCGGGCGCGGCCCTTGCCGACGCCCTCGACGATCGTCTGCGCCGCCATCTCCGGCGAATGCATTGCCAGATACGTGTCGGAGAACTCCGCAACGCAACCAGCAT encodes:
- a CDS encoding type II toxin-antitoxin system Phd/YefM family antitoxin — translated: MSISASEARQRLFPLLEQVNTDHEPVRITSRAGDAVLMSADDYDSWQETVYLLRSPENARRLMEAVARDKSGHPVHSTSINELREMAGGQQ